A genome region from Hevea brasiliensis isolate MT/VB/25A 57/8 chromosome 9, ASM3005281v1, whole genome shotgun sequence includes the following:
- the LOC110642464 gene encoding nascent polypeptide-associated complex subunit alpha-like protein 2, protein MSPGPVVEADAAKPEVAELISSTEEETQQKLKLDDVPVVEDVKEDDDEDDEDDDDDEDDDKEDGTPGANGSSKQSRSEKKSRKAMLKLGMKPVTGVSRVTIKRTKNILFFISKPDVFKSPNSETYVIFGEAKIEDLSSQLQTQAAQQFRVPDMASVLPKSDISGAAAAAQADEEEEEVDETGVEPRDIDLVMTQAGVSRSKAVKALKTHNGDIVSAIMELTT, encoded by the exons ATGTCTCCAGGTCCCGTTGTTGAGGCTGATGCCGCCAAGCCTGAAGTAGCCGAGCTGATCTCTTCCACTGAGGAGGAGACCCAGCAAAAGCTTAAG CTCGACGATGTGCCCGTTGTAGAGGACGTGAAGGAGGACGATGATGAGGACGACGAAGACGACGATGACGATGAGGACGATGATAAGGAAGATGGAACCCCAG GGGCAAATGGGAGTTCTAAGCAGAGCAGAAGTGAAAAGAAGAGTCGCAAGGCAATGTTGAAGCTGGGTATGAAACCTGTTACTGGTGTTAGTAGGGTAACCATCAAGAGAACAAAAAAT ATACTATTTTTCATATCCAAACCAGATGTTTTTAAGAGCCCAAACTCTGAGACATATGTCATATTTGGGGAGGCTAAGATAGAGGATTTGAGTTCTCAGCTGCAGACACAGGCTGCCCAACAGTTTAGGGTGCCAGACATGGCATCTGTACTTCCGAAATCAGATATTTCTGGTGCAGCTGCTGCTGCACAAGCAgatgaagaagaggaagaagttgATGAGACTGGGGTTGAGCCTCGAGATATTGATCTAGTTATGACACAAGCAGGAGTATCAAGGAGTAAGGCTGTCAAGGCTCTTAAGACACACAATGGGGACATTGTTAGTGCTATAATGGAGCTTACTACTTAA